Part of the Tepiditoga spiralis genome, TATTAGATTCAAATTTTTTACATAAAAGAGCCCATCTTTCACCAAATTTACCAGCGCTAACAACAATTACTTTATCACCTTTTTCAACTAAGTTAGCAACTGCTGCCTCCATTGCTCCAGTACCAGATGAAGAAAGTAACATTACATTATTTTCAGTTACAAATAATTTTTTTGCACCTTCTAAAGCTTCTTTTTGTATAGAAACATATTGAGGTGTTCTGTGATGAATTGTATCTTGTGCACCTGCAAGAAGAACATCAAAAGGTACAGGTGTAGGTCCTGGTGCCATTAAGTAGTTTTTTCTTATCATTTTAGCCATATTTAATACCTCCTAAGAAATATTTTTCATACTCATATTCTACAATATATATTAATAAAATAAAAGTTAGATTATACGAGAAATAAAGAGTTTTTAGTATTTAATTGCTTTTATTTCACTATAAAAAATAAATGCCGTAAGGCATTTATTTTTTATAATAATTAGTTTGATTTTTCCCATTTTTTTTCGATATATACATTGCTTTATCAGATTCTTCAATAGTTTCTTGAAAATTTTCTTGTTCGATATACTCAGTTATTCCTATACTAACGGTTACTTTTACATTATCCTTTAATTTTAATTTTTCAATATCTTTTCTAATTCTTTCTGCTACTTTATAAGTTTCCTCTTTTTTTGTTGAAGGTAATATTATTAAAAATTCTTCTCCACCATACCTAAAAGGCAAATCATAATTTCTAATATTTTCTTTAATTATTGAACCTATGTTTTTTAAAACATAATTACCAAAGTTGTGACCATAAGTGTCATTTATTATTTTAAAGTTATCTATATCCATCATTATTAATGAAAATAATTCTTTACCTCTCTTTGCTTTTGACATTAGTCCATCTGTTATTCTTATTAATTTTTTAAAAGTAAATAATCCAGTCAATTCATCAAGTTCGCTTTCATTTCGTAATTCTATTAAATTTACTAAAAACATGAATAATATGGAAAATGATGTATTTAAACCACTTAATTTATCAAGTTCCATTTTTGAAAATTTTTCATAGTTTTCTAATACTATAAAAGAAGAATTTTTTTCATTTTTGTATATGTAAGAATTTTCTATATTTATTTTATCTTTTGAATTTTTATCTACAGTTCCATAAAAACTATATCCAGAAGGTATTATTGGTTTTTCTAATATAGTGCTTATTTTATTTTTTAAATATTCATTTGAAAAATTCTTTTTCTTTGAATTTACAAGAAATGTTCCCATATTTTGAGTACTTGAATATAGTATTATAGATTCTAAATTTA contains:
- a CDS encoding diguanylate cyclase, translating into MISNLNKKKVLIIDDSRTWRTILSDIFEKNEFLVQTAENGTIGYNLAFQFLPDLIITDVIMPGISGYVLCRLLRENELFSNTPIVILTGINENLDKFWAHESGASEFLSKNSDIEKNIYKFLEKNMDKISKNKKYALEGANQRIIDESDALHLVSKLMEGLLINSVIEIRFMELFKYILDFSSFNKQLFFYFNNIINLESIILYSSTQNMGTFLVNSKKKNFSNEYLKNKISTILEKPIIPSGYSFYGTVDKNSKDKINIENSYIYKNEKNSSFIVLENYEKFSKMELDKLSGLNTSFSILFMFLVNLIELRNESELDELTGLFTFKKLIRITDGLMSKAKRGKELFSLIMMDIDNFKIINDTYGHNFGNYVLKNIGSIIKENIRNYDLPFRYGGEEFLIILPSTKKEETYKVAERIRKDIEKLKLKDNVKVTVSIGITEYIEQENFQETIEESDKAMYISKKNGKNQTNYYKK